The Neosynechococcus sphagnicola sy1 genome segment GTCCAGCGTCCCAATTTGGGGGTATTGCTGACCATCAGGATCGTCATCATCATGCAGAAGGCAATCACCGCCTCCCCCAGCAGCGCCAGTCCTAAGCCTGCGGCTCCCGGCACGGTGACAATGTGATTCACTGGGGGGTGGGTGAAGGCAGCACCCAGGATTAAGATTGCCAACCACACTCCAACCAGGCCACCCATAAATTGCGCCAGGATATAGAAGACGGCATCCCAGGGTTTGATCTTACCGAGACGGTAGAAGGTCAAGGTGACGGCTGGATTAATGTGCGCTCCCGACTGCTGGCCCCAGGGAGAATAAATGATCGCGATCGCAGTTAATCCCATGCCGATGCCGATGCCAATCAAGCGCAGGAAAGGATCGGGCAGAGCTTGGTGAACTGGGGAGTCCTGGTATTCAAAGACGACCGTGATCACCCCCGCCGCTAACATAAAGAAACCCAGTCCAGCAGCCTCCATTAAATATTCGGGCCAGTGTTCTTGGAAGGCTTTGCAGATCATACTGAATCACCTGTTGTCAAGCCGAATCCGGCATTATGCACTCAATGTCAACGGTGCCATAGGACTCAAGCCTCTGAGCAACCATGCCCGGCACCGGATCTGCTTCCCTGAACTTGTAATCGCTCCAGGACAGGTCGTCTCCAGGTAGTTGCTTGGATTATTGAGGCTAGGCAGCTTCCACGCCTAGGTATGATCAAAAAAATTCATTAACAGACAAAAAAACTTAATGTTTAGTTTCTACCGAAACAACCAATAGCCTCAAGTTGAGCAGCGTTTCGACGGTCTCTACTGTAAATCTCTTCTTTGAAGATTTGCTGAAAGGTATCTGAGAAGTCGCTGAGTCGAAGATTCCGCTTCAGGAACGTCCTTCCTTCATCAACAGATGCCGTAGCCACAGCCAGAACCTCAGCGGGGAGTTGCACGATGATGCCAAGTTCCGGCTAGTTGCTGAAGGGCGATCGCGGAGTCGGGGAAATCGGGGGGGAGCCAGGGTCTACTGATGGAAGTCCAGGGCGGCGATCGTTCCGCCTTGGAAATCCCAGGTCATCCCCGTCAAGGGCGATCGCGGTATTTTCTCCAAGGGTGGAGCTATTTTGTAAAACATTTAACAATTTTTCTCGGCGATCCGAGTTCGTTCGTAGAGTCGTCGAGTTCTGAGGTCAAATCTCCAGCCTTGATGGGTGCATGGGCGACCATCGTAAACACCAGGGTTCAACTTCGTCATCTGCTAAAATCTGCCCATGTTTGATAACACCTGTAAGTTCCTGGCAGAGAGCTTTCCTGAAGATTTTGCATCCTGGTTGCTGGGGGAACCGATCACCCTCACCTCACTGAGTCCTTCGGAACTGTCGATCGAGCCGATTCGTGCAGACTCGCTGATTTTACTTGATTCAGATGAAGTCATCCTCCACATCGAATTTCAGACTCAACCGGATTCCACCATGGGGTTCAGGATGGTGGATTATCGCCTCAGAGTTTTTCGACGGTTTCCTAAAAAGCAAATGCGACAGGTCGTAGTTTATCTCACCCCATCCAATTCTGAACGGGTTCAAGAGACTGTGTTTGAAATTCCAGGGACTCGTCATGAATTTGAGGTCATCCGCCTCTGGGAGCAACCGACTCAACCGTTTCTAGAGTCAAGGGGGTTGTTACCGCTGGCTGTGCTGACGCAAACGCCGGATCGAGCACAAACGCTACGGCAGGTAGCAGAACGGGTGGAGACAATTTCAGAAACCAGGATACAGAGCAATGTAGCAGCCGCTGCGGGGATTTTGGCGGGGTTATTATTGGAAACAGATGTGATTAATCAGGTGCTTCGGAGAGACATCATGCAGCAATCAGTGATTTATCAAGAGTGGCGAGAAGAAGCTCTTCAAGAAGGCCGTCAAGAAGAGGGGTTAAATCTTGTCTTGCGTCAACTCAACCGTCGCATTGGCCAGATCAGCCCTGTAAGTGAATCCCAAATCCGCGCCCTTGCTCTCAACCAACTGGAATATCTGGGTGAGGCACTGTTAGACTTTTCCAGTGCCGCTGATCTAGATACATGGCTGCGATGGTCAGAGGGCAATCTAGCAACCGGGGAGCAGCTACACCAATGACCATCGCCCCAAACCTTTAGATGAACTGGAAGTAGCTATCCGTCAGATTCAAACCTGAGACATCCTTAACAATGCCCACCAACTCATCCACCACCTCAACCTTGTAGATCGCCGTGCCTGAGATGCCGCCAATCGGGGAAGCTGCTAAGACATAATCACTGGCAACACCACTCAGTTGAATCACATCAAGGGCTGTGCTGAAATCGGTAATTAATCCATAATCAGCGATCCCATCCGTCGTCGCATTGCCATCGTTGTAAAACCCACCTAAGACAAATAGGTCACTGCCAGCACCGCCCGTGAGAGTGTCAATTGAGCCGATTCCCAAGTCTCCACTACCTGCCCCAGTAAGGGTATCGGCATCATCGCCACCACTGAGATTGTCACTCCCATTCCCCCCCACAAGGCTATCTGCTCCCACACCTCCAGTCAAACCATTATTCACACTGCTGCCAATCAGGGTGTCATCAAAGGCAGATCCACTCAGGTTCTCGATATTACTACTAAGTACATCCCCTGCGGCATCGCCACCACTCCCGGTGCCCGTACTCAAGTCAACTAAGACACCTGAACTAGAATCACTGTAAACTGCGGTATCATCGCCATCTCCTCCGTCGAGACTATCCGCTCCTGCTCCTCCTGTAAGGCTATTATTACTACTATTCCCGAAGATAAGGTTATCAAGGGTGTTGCCTGTGCCGTTAATGGCTGCGATCCCTATCAGGGTGAGATTCTCGACATTAGCACCAAGGGTGTAGGTAATGGTGGACTGCACGGTGTCAATGCCTGCACTGGCACTCTCCACAACCACATCGCCAGCAACATCCACCACATAGGTATCGTTATTCAGGCCACCCACTAGAGAATCTGACCCAGTGCCACCATCTAAGATGT includes the following:
- a CDS encoding beta strand repeat-containing protein gives rise to the protein YVVFGTTSGFSSTLNLSTLNGSNGFAINGIHSLDRSGTSVSSAGDVNGDGIDDLIIGADGADTNGNAGSGQSYVVFGTTSGFSSTLNLSSLNGANGFAINGINAGDESGQSVSSAGDVNGDGIDDLIIGAHFADPNGSKSGQNYVVFGTPRGTGNSDLVTGTSGNDSIEGLTGNDTLLGLNGNDSLIGGDGNDILDGGTGSDSLVGGLNNDTYVVDVAGDVVVESASAGIDTVQSTITYTLGANVENLTLTGIAAINGTGNTLDNLIFGNSAANNLTGDAGNDSLIGGDGNNILDGGTGSDSLVGGLNNDTYVVDVAGDVVVESASAGIDTVQSTITYTLGANVENLTLIGIAAINGTGNTLDNLIFGNSSNNSLTGGAGADSLDGGDGDDTAVYSDSSSGVLVDLSTGTGSGGDAAGDVLSSNIENLSGSAFDDTLIGSSVNNGLTGGVGADSLVGGNGSDNLSGGDDADTLTGAGSGDLGIGSIDTLTGGAGSDLFVLGGFYNDGNATTDGIADYGLITDFSTALDVIQLSGVASDYVLAASPIGGISGTAIYKVEVVDELVGIVKDVSGLNLTDSYFQFI
- a CDS encoding Rpn family recombination-promoting nuclease/putative transposase, whose product is MFDNTCKFLAESFPEDFASWLLGEPITLTSLSPSELSIEPIRADSLILLDSDEVILHIEFQTQPDSTMGFRMVDYRLRVFRRFPKKQMRQVVVYLTPSNSERVQETVFEIPGTRHEFEVIRLWEQPTQPFLESRGLLPLAVLTQTPDRAQTLRQVAERVETISETRIQSNVAAAAGILAGLLLETDVINQVLRRDIMQQSVIYQEWREEALQEGRQEEGLNLVLRQLNRRIGQISPVSESQIRALALNQLEYLGEALLDFSSAADLDTWLRWSEGNLATGEQLHQ
- a CDS encoding MIP/aquaporin family protein — encoded protein: MICKAFQEHWPEYLMEAAGLGFFMLAAGVITVVFEYQDSPVHQALPDPFLRLIGIGIGMGLTAIAIIYSPWGQQSGAHINPAVTLTFYRLGKIKPWDAVFYILAQFMGGLVGVWLAILILGAAFTHPPVNHIVTVPGAAGLGLALLGEAVIAFCMMMTILMVSNTPKLGRWTGVFAGCLVCLYVIFEAPLSGFGMNPARTFASALPAHIWTAFWMYLLVPPAAMLLAAEVYVRFKGLRAVACAKLNHHTHTRCIFRCEYRYPETPTGD